A single Lactuca sativa cultivar Salinas chromosome 8, Lsat_Salinas_v11, whole genome shotgun sequence DNA region contains:
- the LOC111903804 gene encoding uncharacterized protein LOC111903804 encodes MAKKHVLEAVDHTMKDITGVMLPFGGKIMVLGGDFRQVLLVVRHGTRTQAMDSSIRMSPLWSSIIKLRLTINMRALTDPWFSDFVIHVSDGVEEMVQGNFMRIPDDMVIPFIEKENSLHALIDAIFPSFEINRSEPDYIISRAILSTRNDSADEINDYLIGRFHDEERIYYSFDEVVDNINNFYPVEFLNTLSVSGFSPHYLRLKVRCLIILLRNLDTSNGSCNDTILICKSFQHNVIDAEITVGKHAGKRVFLPMIPLSPFEDDMFPFKLKRKPFPIRLCFVMIINKTRGQTIPNVEIYLPESVFRMTNFMWHYLEGYHVSLEKYW; translated from the coding sequence ATGGCTAAAAAACATGTGTTGGAGGCGGTTGACCATACAATGAAAGATATCACTGGGGTGATGCTCCCGTTTGGTGGAAAGATAATGGTTTTAGGAGGTGATTTCAGACAAGTATTGTTAGTGGTTAGACATGGAACACGAACACAGGCTATGGATTCTAGCATACGAATGTCGCCTCTTTGGTCTTCGATTATCAAGTTGCGGTTAACTATAAATATGAGAGCACTAACCGATCCATGGTTCTCAGACTTTGTGATACATGTCAGTGATGGAGTTGAAGAAATGGTGCAAGGAAACTTTATGCGCATCCCTGATGATATGGTAATTCCCTTCATTGAAAAAGAAAATTCATTGCATGCTTTGATTGATGCAATCTTTCCATCCTTTGAAATTAATAGATCTGAACCAGATTATATTATTTCGCGTGCAATACTATCCACAAGAAATGATAGTGCTGATGAGATTAATGATTATTTGATTGGCCGATTCCATGACGAAGAGAGAATTTACTATAGTTTTGATGAAGTCGTGGACAATATAAATAATTTCTATCCTGTGGAATTTTTGAACACGCTCAGTGTTAGTGGTTTTTCCCCTCATTACTTAAGACTGAAAGTTAGATGCCTGATAATACTGTTACGGAATCTCGACACGTCAAATGGATCATGTAACGACACCATATTGATATGTAAAAGCTTTCAGCACAATGTCATTGATGCTGAAATAACTGTTGGTAAACATGCTGGAAAAAGGGTATTTTTACCAATGATTCCTCTAAGTCCGTTTGAAGATGACATGTTTCCGTTCAAGCTGAAGAGAAAGCCATTTCCAATTCGATTATGTTTTGTAATGATAATAAATAAAACTCGGGGACAAACAATTCCAAATGTAGAAATTTATCTTCCAGAATCGGTTTTTCGCATGACCAACTTTATGTGGCATTATCTAGAGGGATATCATGTGTCACTAGAAAAGTATTGGTGA